The Silene latifolia isolate original U9 population chromosome Y, ASM4854445v1, whole genome shotgun sequence sequence aattacatttaatAACGGGATagaattacatataatgcgaataaattacatgcataatttttataaactagatagtacgatatattttttttttaaaaaaatatcctttgttatttcctcttaaaccattgcatgtgaacacgtatttgtaacatgtttaaacattaattatgtagatcgctgattaagaacaactagataagtacaatagaaaagcaaaaaaaaaaaaaaaatacatccaaaaacattaatacctgcccaaatacatacccgtgcaattttgcacgggtttaaaactagttagttGGAAAAAtatggagagagagagagagagagagagagagagagagagagagagagagagagagagagagagagagagagagagagagagagagagagttgaaTATTTGATTTAGGTTACATAAATTAGGGAAACAAAAAATATAGAGGAAAAAGACTAAACTAGCCTTAGTTGTATAATAACAACATACCACAGGAGGTATAGTATACTAACTGCATCCTTTAATTGGGAGATAAACTAGAAGCCACGTGCAACTTCAAATTACATTCAGGCTGAAAAGAATGAGAATTTAAATTCTTTCACTAGGAACCACTTAATTCTTCAAAATGAAAACATAACCAACTAGGAATGCGTCCACCTTTTCCGTCCATGAGCCTCCATAGCTTCATCAACTTGTGCAATAAACTTGATAAATATTTCCGAAAACTAACTGCCTTATCCACATGTGAAAGAAAGCCGATACTTAAAAAAACTAAATGGCTTAATCCCTAATGCCATAGTACACACACCAAAATGCCAGACACAAGACCATTGCAAGGATAGAATATTAAGAACTAACAGAGGGAGGAAAGAAGAATGAATAATGCAGGGGTATTTTCCTAACAAACTACCCTAACATAGGAATATAATTAAATTCGCCTCGTACAAGGACAAAATTATCCTTCCATCGAACCCTATTTATTACCCGAACAAGTGAAATCACATGCCAACCCTGCTCTCCACTCCCTTTCATTCCAAACAAGGGGTAAAACCATAATAAAACATTTCTCATCTCTAAAACCACCCAGAAAAGTTAAATGAAAACCGACAGTGTATCATCTCATCCGAAAGCAACAATATCATAAGCAACCCTTCATCATACACAACAAAAAAATGCCTAACCTTAACAACGGTTATTAGCAAAAATCGATTATCAATAAACCCTCATTCAATAAATAGCAAGAAAATCAGTGTTTTAATTTAATCAAAACCAACATTTAAAACCAAACCATATACTATCATTCATCATACACTACGGCAAAACGCCCAACCTTAAACAGCAACTATCTGCAACAAAAAAACAAGAATAAAAACCAATACAGTAAACCCCCTAAAACCCTAATTCCAGAAATATCCAAAACCCTAGAACCCTCATTCAATAGATCAATTAGTCTTGCGTATGGCGGTTTTATGGATATAAATCACGATAAAACATGACGATACTGGGGCAAGTACTTATTACAGAACCCGTTTTACAATATACTTTACATATACATACCCGGAGATTGTGGAGCTTGATATATGCCCAAACTTTCTTAACAGCTTCACCCCTAGAAGCTTCAGGAGTACCCCCAAGAAAATCTTTGCGAATGGGCGAAACCGGCATCGGCTTCATTATCCCTGTTAATTTCTTTGTCGGAGGGGCGGCGGGGACTTTGGCTTTGACAGCGTTCATCAATAACATGCATTTTCCAAGAGCTCTCCATGGCGTTGTCGCCATTGATGCAATTAGCTTGGTACCTGAAAGCTTAAGCAatgaaaataattgaaaaatattGTGTTAATTTGAAgagttaattagtaattagtgaGTTAGTTAAtttgaagagagaaagaaatagaaGAAAGTTTACCGAACAGAGAGAGAGATGACAAAAGAGGGTTTAAGCGGCTGTGAGGCAATTCTTATATCCTACACCCATGTGTAGGATACTCTATACTCCCTCCCACTCCCCACTCAACCTCAACTTCctccttttttaaaaaaaaataaataaattaacttCCAATTTTAAGAAGCAGTTACCACTATCATATTCAATTTAAGTGTTTTGTAGTATTGCATTCAAGATAtgacactatcatattcactttaattttagtaaatatgacaatattgtataatgaATATGCGCTTTATAGTGTGATTTTCACAATATAacactattatattcacttttagtttagtgaatatgacagtatagtttgatgaatatgtattatGTAGCGTGATATTCATCTCATGCCTCTATTATATTTACTTTTAGTTTAGTGAATATGGCAttatagtttagtgaatatgactttATTTGTTCAAATATATTGAACAATGACGATCTTGAACGTTTTATTCCGTATTAAAATCGCATAATACAAAATAATTTAAAGGaataaaaataattatgtgatatgatatgaatatgtcaattacGTGATGTGAATATCTGAGAAAAattgaaataaataacaaaatatatCAAATATGATATCTATTTGTAGAGgaataaaaattatgaataataatatattttttataaccaAAGGGGCTTGAGTGTAGTGGAGTGCTGGAGTGCCTCAAAGCGTTGCAATGGCAAcgaattgagaggtcccgggttcgactccctacacgggagtgctgcggttacctgtcatcctaaaggatgtcttacatggcacacgtggtttgcagggtattgcatgtgcccggggggattcaacccctcatcaccaaaaaaaaaaaaaaaaaaaattatgaataataatatattttttataattttataatttattaaatttaataaCTATTTATTATTAGAAAAGTTTAAAGGAGAGAGTACCATGCACCATACTCCTGGGTGCATGGTATAATTTACCGTCAGCACTACAAAACCTGTTATGCACATCGGACTTTTTTGTATATGGACATCAGATACACACccgatgtagagtttggtcatgtccattATGGAGTAATGCacatcggattttaaaccgatgtccattaaaatttgcacAACGGATTTCTCTATATATCTGATGTCCATATGACATATAGACATCAGCCTTTTTGGAAGTCTGATGTCCATTCTTTGCCATAGGCATCAGATATCTAAATAGTCTGATGTCTATTGTAAAATATAGACATCGGTTTTTTATAAAAATCCGAtgtttataattattaatttttataaatatatatatatatatatatatatatatattactatattactATATTACTATATTATTACCCAATACATTATTACTACACATGATCACAAATGCAAAAGATGATTCAATAATCAACAAATATGTTTATACAATCAATCGATTATCTAAAGTCAATTACGAAAAGATACAAATATATTAAGACAACTAACCTATCAACAAAAATAGAAACCAAGTTGTAACATAACTCGATATAAAACATAGCTCCTCGGCCAAATGGCGGCAATTAGTACTACTTATTTTGCATAATAGATCTTCATTAGCAATAAATCGTCATAGCCCTTCCATAAGCCTTACTGCCTTAACCTGTCCAAATTATGAAAGTAATTAGAACTCCTTCCGCAGCTTCAACAACTTCAAGTCTACCCATAGAACAGTGAAAAATGATTATGCGAGTAGGAACCTAGTTACCTGTGGGATAATGTTGAACCTTAATACGTCATCTGAGAGAGTTGAACCAGGAAAGACATCTCCTCCGATAGCGATTCCTGAAAAGTTTCAGAAGATCATTAAAATGAAAGTTGGAAGAAcagccatgtgagaaggagagaAATTAACAACGTCGTGTTTAACTGAAGTACCTTCATATATTCCATCTGTTACTCGAGCTATAGTAATATACAATCATTTTTAGGAGCCATTAAGGTGTAACGAGACAATGTTGTAGGGGAAATAGTCCCTTTTCTCTAGAGAGAATTGGGAGTACCTGCATGTTGGTTGATTCACTTGATTTGGCAAAATCTGGCCAGGTGTTTAGTAAGGTGTATCTGGATACGGATATTAGCACAAACAAACCTGCAATCAACTCAAGATGCCAAACCTCAAACCAACTGCAGGAGACAAGACATAGGTTACCCTCTTGAAAAGTAGTATCCATAATGCACATAACAGTTAATCCGCTGAAATTTTATGCTAATTCCTAGTTGTAGATCACTGTACTCACTGAGATCTAGATAAATAGTAAGGAGTATAAGAACTTGGGAAAAAGCAATGAACATACAACTTACAAGATACGACTCTGACATTTCTTCTTCGCCTTCTATCCCGTCTTTTGCGTGGGAGTTCTGCAAATGAGTAAATTGTTTACTAACACAATTAACCAACTTGAATTAAGATTTATGAGCAGGGCAGATAACAAGTAACAACTTCATTCAATCACCAAATTTacaaatgaattaattaatggCAAACACCAAATCATCAATACAACATACAAAATTCAGTACTTCACTTCCTGTGTGTAACTATAGTGCCTGCATTATTCAAGATATTGAAAGTTATGGACAAAGAAAATGCTCAATCGGATTATTAGTCTGCAGGAAAACAAAAATTCAGAAAGTATATTGCGACCTATTAATGACCCTCAATTCCTGTGTGTATAATATGGTACCAAATAAATCAATGGGAGTACAAATTCAAACAGTTCAAATACCTTTGTCTCAGGCCGCATTAAGGCTAGGTAATCAAGGTAACTTTTGACATTTTAAATTTTTACAAATCACAATCAATATAAAGGGCATAATATACGTGTCTCTCCTTTTTTAATTGTATTCTCAGCATCACATTTCACAAATATCTCCTCACTAAAATCCTAAACTCAAGAGTGTAGAGCGTTTCATATAATACATCCAATTTCAGTCCATCTCTAAAAACATCAAAGAAGAAAACATTTACTCAACAAATAACGTAATAACTACTGCTGGTGATTCATATGAGAACATAAAACTAATTTTTGTAGTTTACTGTTAATTTGATCCATGTTTCACAAGAAAATAGTCCAGCAATCAGTTCTCAAAGATCAACAAGTTGGAACATAATCCAACAAAATgtatgatgcgtgtctaaaatatgatgtttcacactttattctacacgcatttcagagctcaaatgtgcaatatatgccattatttctcTATTctcctctacttttgtgtttttgtctttattgcagaaatatggagaatttaacgggaaatcaagccaaatccgtccccgagtaatctgcattgcaaatgacgtaaaggaattgcttaaggaacgagcttggtgcgcgatccaaggcccaaagacgaatccacgagaataaagcGAAATaactagcagctcaagcagtcgatcgactagacccatcaatcgatcgaccaactatcgggatccgAAGCTCACGTTGCTtgagatccagtcgatcgacctccgcttagtcgatcgaccacatcatcgtttccagacgagaattaaaagatcgaggaacttaaagcccattgtgtttaggttttggaagAAGATGTTACGTATAtgtcctatataacgtaacctagatcaTCAGTTTATACATCAAGTCTTTTATTCAAAAtttttacatcaagttttagcattaagttttcattcaagttctttatcgaatagttagggtttgggattattgtgagcatcggaatttcGGTTCTTATTAATCAATCTTTCCCCTGCAATTTGGTATTCTCCCTGTTTACTTTCAGTTCatttattttgctaatagattagaattgctagtagattcccgaaaccatcttcattattgcatgttaattgcttcctttcctgttttaagcatgaattcagtagctagttttatcgtttatgttattggttctacccttagcatgagtagctaaatctatagtgctaggatgtaggggagttgtagcataggcggcattagattgaacacggactgaacccgcgtgtcagtcgatcgattgacattgttggtcgatcgactgaccttgtaaggttatccttcgttttaattgttcttaatcttgtatttaacaaatcgaatgcatgcgaccagttagataccttttttgtgactgacccattagatcgaaagataggggaggttattagaccgtcaattaaatcgactagactgtgctaagatcgaaagataggtatagtttagaccattagtcacttttcgggacgagagttagtattagtgacattagggaactatagcgagatcgagagatgctatctgttaagagtggaccgagaggacctctttatttcccgccttacccgtGTTTGATTGGACCGACTTAGTTTTTGCTTTGCCGCCTTGCTATAataacccgaccatcctagtacccttcttttatctgtttaaatctttcatttagtttattgcctttatttactattagctatagatcaattcaaaccaaccccataattgttacttttgatcgatcataaatcaactaaagtttacaaccgcctccttgtggttcgaccctgttaccactagcctaggttagtcttaataggagattataaattttatttttggtactcacaacgacgggtatcaaattttggcgccgttcttagggggaggcaatagtcctaactttagtagtttttatttttagtctttcttagtttaagggacatccgttccttaaacttgtcTTATAttcttttgtagtttcttcttatgcgcaggtcacagggtggagaattagtaccgttgaaccctgagcttgagagatccttgcgcgagttgaggcgaacacgaagagtattaccgacagaggaagagctgagtactctgtcaagctatcacgagaacgatctgttcgaagaagacccacagtcttcacccgtttccacttcttcaccccGAGACAGATtgcttctccggaaattccagtcatggccgaggaagcaagtatagctagtttttcgaGCCGACagacaatttatacaaggggttcgaattacggaGATGccgaaattcgaaccaaagcctcgcttacattactatggtcgagagaaatcggtttggggagctgcaaatgaagatgcaaagaaggcatatggagacctttattgactatgcttgctccatacccccaccaccggcgtgacccaggatcaaatcaaagagaccatgttcatcttctctcttcgtgatctttgcaagggagtggtatagagatttggaccggaccgctcaagagatcactgattggaatacattggcattagcgttctacaagaagtacttctctgcttcaaggacgatcgctattagagctcaaatcacgggctttaaacaagggccagatgagaagttccacgaggcatgggtccgattcaagaagttagtgcgaaccataccgcaccatgggtttgcaaAATGGAGtctgtgcaatcatttctacaatgggttgtacgacgatcagagggccattttggatgctacagccaatggaagattcgctgaaaatctgggagcaaccaaggggtggaagatcattgacgacctagctacccacaaggccgaatatgggaattcgagagggaaccagaggagagctgctgaatcctcttctgttgctgcacttgaggctctcaccgcgagatttgacaagtatgagctaggaggagcttctaaaggtgggatataccaagtcaatgctgtgtcgaacggtccct is a genomic window containing:
- the LOC141626973 gene encoding protein TRI1-like, producing MATTPWRALGKCMLLMNAVKAKVPAAPPTKKLTGIMKPMPVSPIRKDFLGGTPEASRGEAVKKVWAYIKLHNLRNPSDKKQIICDQKLKKLFSDKETVGFMEVSVLLSKHFVKTG